The following coding sequences lie in one Pseudomonas sp. SL4(2022) genomic window:
- a CDS encoding tetratricopeptide repeat protein — MKLIRSAACTLLCLTSLPSFALSEQGQIQLQTLQNRWAEINYQLPEEQREKAFASLSEQAQKAVAAEPNAAELQIWNGIILSTYAGAKGGLGALGLVKEAKASLEQGLALDPKALSGSAYTSLGSLYYQVPGWPVGFGDDEKAEVMLKQALAINPDGIDPNYFYGDYLARAKRFDEAKAALEKALLAPPRPDRQSADDGRKQDIQTLLNKVNAQLQ, encoded by the coding sequence ATGAAGCTTATCCGTAGCGCCGCCTGCACCCTGCTCTGCCTCACCAGCCTGCCCAGCTTTGCCCTCAGCGAACAGGGTCAGATTCAGCTGCAAACCCTGCAGAATCGTTGGGCTGAGATCAACTATCAGTTGCCCGAGGAACAACGCGAAAAAGCCTTCGCCAGCCTCAGCGAACAGGCGCAAAAAGCTGTCGCCGCTGAGCCTAATGCCGCCGAACTGCAGATCTGGAACGGCATCATCCTCAGCACCTACGCCGGCGCCAAGGGCGGCCTGGGGGCGCTGGGTCTGGTCAAGGAGGCCAAGGCCAGCCTGGAGCAGGGCCTGGCACTCGACCCCAAGGCGCTGTCCGGTTCGGCCTACACCAGCCTCGGCAGCCTGTACTACCAGGTGCCCGGCTGGCCAGTGGGCTTTGGCGATGACGAGAAGGCCGAAGTCATGCTCAAGCAGGCCTTGGCGATCAACCCGGACGGCATCGACCCCAACTACTTCTATGGCGACTACCTGGCCCGTGCCAAACGCTTCGACGAAGCCAAGGCCGCTCTGGAGAAAGCCCTGCTGGCCCCACCACGCCCTGATCGCCAGTCCGCCGATGACGGTCGCAAGCAGGACATTCAAACCTTGCTGAACAAGGTCAATGCCCAGCTGCAGTGA
- a CDS encoding response regulator transcription factor codes for MRILLVEDDNALGEGIRTALKPEGYTVDWVQDGSSALHALTCESFELAILDLGLPRMDGLQVLKHLRAAANPVPVLVLTARDATSDRIAGLDAGADDYLIKPFDVAELKARMRALLRRSFNRPQPALEYRGISLDPVSQAVSYQGQAVNLPRKEFLLLHELLAQPGRVMTRDKLQQALYGWDEELESNALEVHVHHLRKKFFPELIRTVRGVGYLVDKPV; via the coding sequence ATGCGCATTCTGCTGGTCGAAGACGACAACGCCCTCGGTGAAGGTATCCGCACGGCACTCAAGCCCGAGGGTTACACCGTCGACTGGGTGCAGGATGGCAGCAGCGCGCTGCATGCGCTGACCTGTGAGAGCTTCGAGTTGGCCATCCTCGACCTGGGTCTGCCACGCATGGACGGCCTGCAGGTGCTCAAGCACCTGCGCGCCGCTGCCAACCCGGTGCCGGTGCTGGTACTGACCGCCCGTGACGCCACCAGCGACCGCATCGCCGGGCTGGATGCCGGGGCCGATGATTACCTGATCAAACCCTTCGATGTCGCCGAACTCAAAGCCCGCATGCGTGCCCTGTTGCGGCGCAGTTTCAACCGCCCGCAGCCGGCGCTGGAATACCGCGGTATCAGCCTTGATCCGGTCAGCCAGGCCGTCAGCTATCAGGGCCAGGCGGTCAATCTGCCCCGCAAGGAGTTTCTCCTGCTGCACGAACTGCTCGCCCAGCCAGGCCGGGTGATGACCCGCGACAAGCTGCAACAGGCACTCTATGGCTGGGATGAGGAGCTGGAAAGCAACGCCCTGGAAGTGCACGTGCACCACCTGCGCAAGAAGTTCTTTCCCGAGCTGATCCGCACCGTGCGCGGCGTCGGCTACCTGGTGGATAAACCCGTATGA
- a CDS encoding ATP-binding protein, whose translation MTSIRARTLLLVLGLLSLSMTLISYKSYRDAQHEIEELFDAQLAQTARVLAGLVGRGMLQSERDNLQRTLNQALQNHQVNDNTTTQAGHAYEGKLAFQVLDEQGELLLQSASAPTGVLAQMVAEFHRFDNDAHQHADGETLSSLSAHLIGYHTVPLNGHHWRLFMLNDATDQHMILVAEREDVRGELVKKIALRSLLPDLIGLPLLALLVWLAIGWGLRPLQRMAELIKARAPDNLAPLILEPLPAELEPMGASLNRLLMQVNLLLDQEKRFIADAAHELRTPLAVLRIHAQNALEAPDPQDRNEALRLLGTGVERATRVVAQLLTLARLDPTVVQLAMGELDLLGYVRNELAELIPLALARQQELNLDAPEPADYQLLADGPSLGTLLQNLISNAVQYTPDGGRIQVQLDAQADAIVLRVQDSGPGVDEAQREKLFERFYRLGTGQGAGLGLSIVLRVVELHRGSISLGDSPLGGLEVAVRLPRR comes from the coding sequence ATGACGTCCATTCGCGCCCGAACGCTGCTGTTGGTGCTCGGCTTGCTCAGCCTGTCGATGACGCTTATTTCCTATAAAAGTTATCGCGATGCCCAACATGAAATCGAAGAGCTTTTCGATGCCCAACTGGCACAAACCGCGCGTGTACTGGCGGGGCTGGTAGGACGTGGCATGCTGCAAAGCGAACGTGACAACCTGCAGAGAACACTCAACCAGGCCTTGCAGAATCACCAGGTCAACGACAACACAACGACTCAGGCAGGACACGCCTACGAAGGCAAACTGGCATTCCAGGTTCTCGATGAGCAGGGCGAGCTGCTGTTGCAATCTGCCAGTGCGCCGACTGGCGTATTGGCGCAGATGGTGGCCGAGTTCCACCGCTTCGACAACGACGCGCATCAGCATGCCGATGGTGAAACGCTCTCCAGCCTGAGTGCCCATCTGATCGGTTATCACACGGTCCCCCTCAACGGCCACCACTGGCGGCTGTTCATGCTCAATGATGCGACCGATCAACACATGATTCTGGTCGCCGAGCGTGAAGATGTGCGCGGTGAACTGGTCAAGAAAATTGCCTTGCGCAGCTTGCTACCCGACCTGATTGGCCTGCCCTTGCTGGCGCTGCTGGTCTGGCTGGCAATTGGCTGGGGATTGCGCCCCTTGCAGCGCATGGCCGAACTGATCAAGGCCCGCGCACCTGACAACCTCGCCCCACTGATACTTGAGCCCCTGCCTGCCGAACTGGAACCGATGGGCGCCTCGCTCAACCGCCTGCTGATGCAGGTCAACCTGCTGCTGGATCAGGAAAAGCGCTTTATCGCCGATGCCGCCCACGAACTGCGCACCCCCTTGGCGGTGCTGCGCATCCACGCCCAGAACGCCCTGGAAGCACCCGACCCACAAGACCGCAATGAAGCGTTGCGCCTGCTGGGTACTGGCGTGGAACGCGCCACCCGGGTAGTCGCGCAGCTCCTGACTCTGGCCCGACTGGACCCCACTGTGGTGCAACTGGCCATGGGCGAGTTGGACCTGCTCGGCTATGTGCGTAACGAGCTGGCGGAGCTCATCCCACTGGCTCTGGCGCGCCAACAGGAACTCAATCTGGATGCCCCGGAGCCGGCGGATTATCAGCTGCTGGCCGATGGCCCGAGCCTTGGCACACTGTTGCAGAATCTGATCAGCAATGCCGTGCAGTACACCCCTGACGGCGGGCGCATTCAGGTGCAGTTGGACGCTCAGGCGGATGCCATCGTGCTGCGCGTGCAGGACAGCGGACCCGGCGTCGATGAGGCGCAGCGGGAAAAACTCTTCGAGCGGTTCTATCGGCTGGGTACAGGCCAAGGTGCTGGATTGGGCCTGTCCATCGTGTTGCGGGTGGTCGAACTGCACCGCGGCAGCATCAGCCTTGGCGACTCACCATTGGGTGGACTGGAAGTCGCAGTGCGCCTGCCCAGACGCTAA
- a CDS encoding FCD domain-containing protein: MGFGQVQQRRLSDDIVSQLETMILEGTLKAGERLPAERVLAEQFGVSRPSLREAIQKLVAKGLLVSRHGGGNYVAETLGSTFSDPLLHLLESNPEAQRDLLEFRHTLEGSCAFYAAQRATELDRQRLNEAFAALQDCYSRSGKVTRAEEGAADANFHLAIAEASHNAVLLHTIRGLFDLLKRNVVTNIGGMYAQRDETRDMLIEQHRALYQAIIDGRAEDARALSNRHIDYVQEVLAEVQQQALREERALRRGSTR; encoded by the coding sequence ATGGGGTTTGGTCAGGTACAGCAGCGCCGTTTGTCGGACGATATCGTCAGCCAACTGGAAACCATGATCCTCGAGGGCACGCTCAAGGCCGGCGAACGCTTGCCTGCCGAGCGGGTTCTGGCCGAGCAGTTTGGTGTCTCTCGGCCATCACTGCGTGAGGCGATTCAGAAACTGGTGGCCAAGGGGCTGCTGGTCAGTCGGCATGGCGGCGGCAACTATGTGGCGGAAACCCTGGGGTCGACGTTCAGTGATCCGTTGCTGCACCTGCTGGAAAGTAACCCCGAAGCCCAGCGCGACCTGCTGGAGTTTCGTCACACCCTGGAAGGCTCCTGTGCCTTTTACGCCGCCCAGCGCGCCACCGAGTTGGATCGTCAGCGTCTGAATGAAGCCTTTGCGGCCCTGCAGGATTGCTACAGCCGCAGCGGCAAGGTGACTCGCGCCGAAGAAGGGGCAGCCGATGCCAACTTCCACCTGGCGATTGCCGAAGCCAGCCACAACGCCGTACTGCTGCACACCATTCGCGGGCTGTTCGACCTGCTCAAGCGCAACGTGGTGACCAATATTGGCGGCATGTACGCGCAGCGTGATGAAACCCGCGACATGCTGATCGAGCAGCACCGCGCGCTGTATCAGGCGATTATCGACGGTCGCGCCGAAGACGCCCGCGCGCTGTCCAACCGGCATATCGACTATGTGCAGGAAGTGCTGGCCGAAGTGCAGCAACAGGCGCTCCGCGAAGAGCGCGCCCTGCGCCGGGGCAGTACGCGTTAG